One Amaranthus tricolor cultivar Red isolate AtriRed21 chromosome 10, ASM2621246v1, whole genome shotgun sequence genomic window carries:
- the LOC130825424 gene encoding cytochrome c-type biogenesis protein CcmE homolog, mitochondrial gives MAARSTTFRLLHRLFHRHPQNPPSFASPPFSLYSLASFSTAASRRQPKKVDIGARARQLQTRRLWTYALTFSGVAGFVILVLNNFQDQLVFYVTPSEALDKFHANPSKNKFRLGGLVLEGSVHQSPSSPDTEFVVTDLITDVLVRYQGSLPDLFREGHSVVVEGFVKPFTDEIKASTGSAKCKEVTAKARSGECYFSATEVLAKHDEKYMPGEVAAAIEKNKKKIDEEAEAKKTATV, from the exons ATGGCGGCCAGATCCACCACTTTCCGTCTTCTTCACCGTCTCTTTCACCGACATCCACAAAACCCACCATCATTTGCGTCTCCTCCTTTCTCTCTTTACTCTCTCGCCTCTTTCTCTACCGCCGCTTCCCGCCGTCAACCCAAAAAAGTCGACATCGGAGCTCGAGCAAGGCAGCTTCAAACTCGCCGATTATGGACTTACGCTCTTACTTTTTCTGGTGTCGCTGGTTTCGTCATCTTGGTGCTCAACAATTTTCAAGATCAACTTGTTTTTTATGTTACTCCTTCTGAAGCATTAGATAAATTTCATGCGAATCCTTCCAAAAATAAGTTTCGATTAGGTGGATTGGTTCTTGAAGGTAGCGTTCATCAATCTCCTTCGTCTCCTGATACGGAATTCGTTGTCACTGATCTTATCACCGATGTTCTCGTTAG GTATCAAGGATCATTGCCTGATTTGTTTAGAGAAGGTCACTCAGTGGTTGTAGAAGGATTTGTGAAGCCTTTTACGGATGAAATTAAGGCATCAACAGGGAGTGCAAAGTGCAAGGAGGTGACAGCAAAGGCAAGAAGTGGGGAGTGTTACTTCTCTGCCACGGAAGTTTTGGCCAAGCATGATGAGAAATACATGCCTGGAGAAGTGGCTGCTGCTATtgagaagaacaagaaaaagaTCGATGAGGAGGCTGAGGCAAAAAAGACTGCTACTGTATGA